The Kluyveromyces lactis strain NRRL Y-1140 chromosome D complete sequence genome has a window encoding:
- the SVF1 gene encoding Svf1p (similar to uniprot|Q05515 Saccharomyces cerevisiae YDR346C SVF1 Protein with a potential role in cell survival pathways required for the diauxic growth shift expression in mammalian cells increases survival under conditions inducing apoptosis): MLKWIQGGISAVTGIAEPEYGQEYIHPCTERVKGKQPFHVTSTKDFEWRNPDYTNVETSTFYFTDLETGYTGFAQVIHSNIIGLHTTAQFTFRIYHKENTDDQIWTSVKLENFRIEGTNFYADNLSIVMNEEGTEVQFKSTVDENVEVDFTIRRAVDGVKVGEDPSTYYGDDVTQPWGSMRHVFWPRNHISGKIAAKNEETNVKIDLQFSEEKKHYSMFVFAMQGMKPHHAAKSWTFLNFQSEDYTAVLMEFTTPKSYANTTVNIGIVCDTKNILSVTVDNDAEYIDPEVDSVGWPVPKEISVSFNGINADIKDDDVESADPFNTIVKGKLDNLVERVDVMAEIPTFVKNIVSGVAGTKPYIYQFFDDFELTIKDQESKGFGWCEITFISESSEVEESAYDEN; encoded by the coding sequence ATGTTGAAGTGGATTCAAGGTGGTATTAGTGCCGTCACAGGGATTGCTGAGCCAGAATATGGCCAAGAGTACATTCATCCATGTACTGAAAGAGTTAAGGGTAAGCAGCCATTCCATGTTACTAGTACGAAGGATTTCGAGTGGAGGAATCCAGACTACACGAACGTTGAGACATCAACTTTTTACTTTACTGATCTGGAAACTGGATACACTGGGTTCGCTCAAGTGATCCATTCCAACATCATTGGATTGCATACTACTGCTCAGTTTACTTTCAGGATTTACCACAAGGAAAATACAGATGATCAAATTTGGACATCGGTGAAGTTAGAGAATTTCAGAATAGAGGGAACTAATTTCTACGCTGACAATCTATCTATTGTAATGAACGAAGAAGGTACCGAAGTGCAATTCAAGTCTACCGTGGACGAAAACGTCGAAGTGGATTTCACCATCCGTAGAGCAGTTGACGGTGTCAAAGTCGGTGAAGATCCATCCACTTACTACGGTGACGATGTTACTCAACCTTGGGGTAGTATGAGACATGTTTTCTGGCCAAGAAACCACATATCTGGTAAGATTGCTGCTAAGAATGAGGAAACTAATGTCAAGATCGATTTACAGTtttcagaagaaaagaaacattaTTCCATGTTCGTTTTCGCTATGCAAGGTATGAAACCACATCATGCTGCCAAATCTTGGACCTTTTTAAACTTCCAATCAGAGGACTACACTGCCGTGCTTATGGAATTCACCACGCCTAAATCATACGCCAACACTACGGTAAATATCGGGATTGTATGTGACACCAAGAACATTTTATCCGTGACAGTAGATAACGATGCTGAATATATCGACCCTGAAGTCGATTCTGTCGGATGGCCTGTACCAAAGGAAATCTCTGTCTCCTTTAACGGTATCAATGCCGACATCAAAGACGATGACGTTGAATCTGCTGATCCATTCAACACTATCGTCAAGGGTAAATTGGATAACCTGGTGGAAAGAGTCGACGTCATGGCTGAGATTCCAACTTTTGTCAAGAACATCGTTTCTGGTGTCGCTGGTACCAAACCGTATATCTACCAGTTTTTCGACGACTTCGAATTAACTATTAAAGACCAGGAATCGAAAGGTTTCGGGTGGTGCGAAATTACTTTCATTTCAGAATCATCTGAAGTGGAAGAATCTGCATACGATGAAAACTAG
- a CDS encoding sugar porter family MFS transporter (uniprot|P18631 Kluyveromyces lactis RAG1 Low-affinity glucose transporter) — protein sequence MSNQMTDSTSAGSGTEHSVDTNTALKAGSPNDLKVSHEEDLNDLEKTAEETLQQKPAKEYIFVSLCCVMVAFGGFVFGWDTGTISGFVNQTDFLRRFGQEKADGSHYLSNVRTGLIVSIFNIGCAVGGIVLSNIGDRWGRRIGLITVIIIYVIGIIIQIASVDKWYQYFIGRIISGLGVGGITVLSPMLISETAPKHLRGTLVSCYQLMITFGIFLGYCTNYGTKNYSNSVQWRVPLGLCFAWAIFMVLGMMFVPESARFLVETDQIEEARKSLAKTNKVSIDDPVVKYELLKIQSSIELEKAAGNASWGELITGKPSMFRRTLMGIMIQSLQQLTGDNYFFYYGTTIFQSVGMDDSFETSIVLGIVNFASTFFALYTVDHFGRRNCLLYGCVGMVACYVVYASVGVTRLWPDGPDHPDISSKGAGNCMIVFACFYIFCFATTWAPIAYVVISESYPLRVKGKAMAIASASNWIWGFLIGFFTPFITSAIHFYYGYVFMGCMVFAFFYVYFFVPETKGLTLEEVNEMYSEGVLPWKSSSWVPSSRRGAEYDVDALQHDDKPWYKAML from the coding sequence ATGTCTAATCAAATGACAGATAGTACGAGTGCTGGAAGTGGCACTGAACATTCCGTCGACACTAATACCGCATTAAAAGCCGGTAGTCCCAATGACCTTAAGGTATCGCATGAAGAGGATTTGAATGACCTTGAAAAGACAGCCGAAGAAACCTTACAACAAAAGCCAGCAAAGGAATACATATTTGTTTCATTATGTTGTGTTATGGTTGCCTTTGGTGGTTTCGTTTTCGGTTGGGATACTGGTACCATTTCTGGTTTTGTTAACCAAACTGATTTCCTTAGAAGATTCGGTCAAGAAAAGGCCGATGGTTCTCACTACTTGTCCAATGTTAGAACTGGTTTGattgtttccattttcaatattggtTGTGCCGTTGGTGGTATTGTTTTGTCTAACATCGGTGATAGATGGGGTCGTAGAATTGGTTTGATTACCGTTATTATAATCTATGTTATTGGTATCATTATTCAAATTGCATCTGTGGACAAATGGTACCAATATTTCATTGGTAGAATTATTTCTGGTTTAGGTGTTGGTGGTATCACAGTTTTGTCGCCAATGTTGATTTCGGAAACCGCTCCTAAACATTTAAGAGGTACTTTGGTCTCATGTTACCAATTGATGATTACTTTTGGTATTTTCTTGGGTTACTGTACTAACTACGGTACCAAGAACTACTCTAACTCTGTCCAATGGAGAGTTCCATTAGGTCTATGTTTCGCTTGGGCCATCTTTATGGTTCTTGGTATGATGTTTGTTCCAGAATCTGCAAGATTCTTGGTTGAAACtgatcaaattgaagagGCCAGAAAATCTTTGGCAAAGACCAACAAAGTTTCTATTGACGATCCTGTTGTGAAATATGAGCTCCTAAAGATCCAATCCAGTATCGAATTGGAAAAGGCTGCAGGTAACGCATCATGGGGTGAATTGATTACCGGTAAGCCAAGTATGTTCAGACGTACTTTAATGGGTATTATGATTCAATCTCTGCAACAATTGACTGGTGATAACTATTTCTTCTATTACGGTACCACAATTTTCCAATCTGTCGGTATGGACGATTCTTTCGAAACTTCGATCGTCTTGGGTATCGTGAACTTCGCTTCTACCTTCTTTGCTTTATACACAGTTGATCATTTCGGTCGTCGTAACTGTCTATTATACGGTTGTGTTGGTATGGTTGCATGTTACGTTGTTTATGCATCTGTTGGTGTTACAAGATTATGGCCAGACGGTCCAGATCATCctgatatttcttccaaggGTGCTGGTAACTGTATGATTGTCTTTGCGTGCTTTTATATCTTCTGTTTCGCTACTACTTGGGCTCCAATCGCATACGTGGTTATCTCCGAATCCTATCCACTTAGAGTTAAGGGTAAGGCAATGGCTATCGCTTCCGCCTCGAACTGGATCTGGGGTTTCCTGATTGGGTTCTTCACACCATTTATTACATCTGCTATTCACTTCTACTACGGTTACGTCTTTATGGGTTGTATGGTATTCGCCTTCTTCTACGTCTACTTCTTCGTTCCTGAAACCAAGGGTCTaactttggaagaagttaatGAAATGTACTCTGAAGGTGTCCTACCATGGAAATCTTCATCATGGGTCCCATCTTCAAGAAGAGGTGCAGAGTACGATGTCGATGCTTTGCAACATGACGACAAGCCATGGTACAAG